One segment of Nostoc flagelliforme CCNUN1 DNA contains the following:
- the bioB gene encoding biotin synthase BioB, translating to MVGIRYDWQELEIRAIYNTPLLELIYQAASVHRQYHDPTKIQVCKLISIKTGGCPEDCSYCAQSSRYKTEVKAEALLEKETVVNIAQKAKETGVSRICMGAAWREVRDNSQFEEVLEMVKDITAMGLEVCCTLGMLTANQARKLEEAGLYAYNHNLDTSQEYYSTIITTRTYSDRLNTIENVRQTNVTVCSGGILGLGETVDDRVGMLQTLANLHPHPESVPINILSQVPGTPLENQPDVPIWDIVRMIATARILMPASDVRLSAGRARLSQVEQAFCFMAGANSIFSSDDNKMLTVTTPCPDYDSDREMLNLLGLGMRAPSQRQEKVASPAVVG from the coding sequence GTGGTGGGAATACGCTACGATTGGCAGGAATTAGAGATTCGGGCGATATACAACACGCCATTGCTAGAGCTTATTTATCAAGCTGCTAGCGTGCATCGCCAATATCATGACCCAACAAAAATACAAGTTTGTAAGCTTATATCTATTAAAACGGGAGGTTGCCCAGAAGATTGTAGCTACTGTGCCCAATCTTCCCGCTATAAAACAGAGGTAAAGGCGGAAGCACTCCTAGAAAAGGAAACGGTAGTTAACATCGCTCAGAAAGCGAAAGAAACTGGTGTTAGTCGCATCTGCATGGGTGCTGCTTGGCGCGAAGTGCGGGATAACTCACAATTTGAGGAAGTCCTGGAAATGGTCAAGGATATAACCGCAATGGGTTTAGAAGTGTGCTGCACTCTGGGTATGTTGACAGCAAATCAAGCCAGGAAATTGGAAGAAGCGGGACTTTACGCCTACAACCACAATTTAGATACCTCGCAGGAATATTACAGCACAATTATTACCACGAGAACTTATAGCGATCGCTTAAACACAATTGAAAATGTCCGTCAGACAAATGTTACTGTATGTTCCGGCGGTATCCTTGGTTTGGGCGAAACTGTCGATGACCGGGTTGGGATGTTACAAACTTTGGCAAACTTACATCCGCATCCAGAGTCTGTGCCAATTAATATTCTTTCACAAGTACCAGGTACACCCTTAGAAAATCAGCCTGATGTCCCCATTTGGGATATTGTGCGGATGATTGCTACAGCCAGAATTTTAATGCCAGCTTCCGATGTACGTCTTAGTGCAGGTAGGGCTAGACTTTCTCAAGTTGAACAAGCTTTCTGCTTTATGGCAGGAGCCAATTCTATCTTTTCTAGCGACGACAACAAAATGTTGACAGTGACTACTCCTTGTCCAGATTATGATAGCGATCGAGAAATGCTGAATTTACTTGGTTTGGGAATGCGTGCGCCTTCCCAAAGACAGGAGAAGGTAGCAAGTCCGGCTGTTGTAGGATAA
- the aroB gene encoding 3-dehydroquinate synthase yields the protein MTSVINVNLPELSYEIAISPSSLDQLGQQMASLKLGKKVLLVSNPTIFKHFGERAITSLRDATRTLSSANASLTSAGFEVASCTLPPGERYKTLNSIQKLYDIALENRLERSSTMVALGGGVIGDMTGFAAATWLRGINVIQVPTTLLAMVDSAIGGKTGVNHPHGKNLIGAFHQPRLVLIDPEVLKTLPMREFRAGMAEVIKYGVIWDAELFAQLEASKRLDQLRYVKPELIQAILVRSCQAKADVVSKDEKEGGLRAILNYGHTIGHAVESLTGYRLVNHGEAVAIGMVAAGQIAVELGMWQKEDTERQNALIQKAGLPTQLPTGVDIEAIIDALQLDKKVKAGKVRFVLPTEIGVVTVTDEVPSDIIRQVLRGM from the coding sequence ATGACTTCTGTAATTAATGTGAATTTACCAGAGCTGTCTTATGAGATTGCGATTTCACCTTCAAGTTTAGATCAACTGGGTCAACAGATGGCCAGTCTCAAGCTAGGCAAGAAGGTACTGCTGGTTTCTAATCCTACTATTTTTAAGCATTTTGGGGAAAGAGCGATAACTTCTCTGCGAGACGCTACGCGAACGTTAAGCTCCGCTAACGCATCCCTAACATCTGCTGGATTTGAAGTTGCTAGCTGTACCCTACCACCAGGGGAACGCTACAAAACCCTCAATTCCATCCAAAAACTTTACGATATCGCCTTAGAAAACCGCCTAGAACGTTCTTCTACAATGGTGGCTTTGGGCGGAGGTGTAATTGGCGATATGACTGGCTTTGCAGCCGCAACTTGGCTGCGCGGCATTAATGTTATCCAAGTGCCTACAACTCTCTTGGCGATGGTAGATTCGGCAATTGGTGGCAAAACTGGCGTGAATCATCCGCACGGCAAAAACTTGATTGGGGCATTCCATCAACCGCGTTTGGTTTTGATTGACCCAGAAGTGTTAAAAACTCTTCCTATGCGCGAGTTTCGGGCAGGAATGGCAGAAGTTATTAAATATGGTGTAATTTGGGATGCCGAATTGTTTGCCCAGTTGGAAGCAAGTAAACGCCTCGATCAACTCCGCTATGTAAAACCTGAACTGATACAAGCCATATTAGTGCGGTCTTGTCAAGCTAAAGCTGATGTTGTTAGCAAAGATGAGAAAGAAGGCGGATTGCGGGCGATTCTCAACTATGGACATACTATCGGTCATGCAGTAGAAAGTTTGACTGGTTATCGTCTAGTAAATCACGGTGAAGCGGTGGCCATTGGTATGGTAGCAGCCGGTCAAATTGCTGTGGAATTGGGAATGTGGCAAAAGGAAGACACGGAACGTCAAAATGCTTTAATTCAAAAAGCAGGTTTACCGACTCAGTTACCAACTGGGGTAGATATTGAAGCAATTATTGACGCGTTGCAGTTAGATAAGAAAGTCAAAGCGGGGAAAGTGCGGTTCGTTTTACCAACAGAGATTGGTGTAGTAACAGTTACCGATGAAGTGCCATCAGATATTATTCGGCAAGTTTTGCGGGGAATGTGA
- a CDS encoding Uma2 family endonuclease, which produces MILQAKNQLTLQEFLNLSPGEGDITYELVDGQAIPKMSPKKFHSKLTRALLNLIEQCCEGQGEVCPELAVALTRRGRDWMPIPDILYISNERLPPDWDQEGACSLPPDLVIEIISPGQTFGQMAAKAKDYLDAKVLRVWVVDSKARSITVFYPDAAPQTYMGEELLKDSLFEGLEFTVEQVFQKAKIPLDTE; this is translated from the coding sequence ATGATACTCCAAGCCAAGAATCAATTAACCTTACAAGAGTTCTTAAATCTTTCACCAGGTGAGGGAGATATAACTTATGAACTTGTTGATGGTCAAGCAATTCCTAAAATGTCACCAAAAAAATTCCACTCTAAACTTACCCGTGCCCTTCTGAATTTGATTGAGCAATGCTGTGAGGGTCAAGGAGAAGTTTGCCCAGAATTAGCTGTCGCGCTAACCCGTCGAGGGCGAGATTGGATGCCAATACCGGATATTTTATATATTTCTAATGAACGTTTACCCCCTGATTGGGATCAAGAAGGAGCATGTTCTCTTCCTCCTGATTTGGTGATTGAAATTATTTCACCAGGACAAACCTTTGGACAAATGGCAGCTAAAGCCAAAGACTATTTAGATGCTAAGGTGCTGCGGGTGTGGGTGGTAGATAGTAAAGCGAGAAGCATTACTGTTTTCTATCCAGATGCAGCACCACAAACTTATATGGGAGAAGAATTACTCAAAGATTCTTTATTTGAGGGATTGGAA
- the petL gene encoding cytochrome b6-f complex subunit PetL, with product MFAIVAYIGFLALFFGLAVGLLFGLRTAKII from the coding sequence ATGTTTGCAATTGTAGCTTACATCGGCTTTTTAGCTTTGTTCTTTGGTTTGGCTGTCGGTCTGCTGTTCGGTTTGCGGACTGCTAAAATAATTTAA
- a CDS encoding EamA family transporter, with amino-acid sequence MGFFIFDLCKRSIGIFQALLFVAAYRLPGGVAATAGAIQPLLVVIFSWLLLGDKPSKRSIMAAIAGFIGVGLLVLSPAARLDWIGIGAAIAGAVTMGLGTTLTKRWKRPVSLLVFTAWQLAIGGIILLPIALVVEKPLTHLSVTNLLGFVYLGLVVTGLAYMLWFRGIERLKATAVSCLGLMSPLVATLMGFIVLHQTLMPIQLIGAAIVLVSVLVGQQTNRLGDRSTTFKRNFL; translated from the coding sequence GTGGGGTTCTTTATTTTTGATTTATGCAAAAGGTCTATTGGTATTTTCCAAGCCTTGTTATTTGTGGCAGCCTATCGTCTTCCCGGTGGAGTAGCAGCAACTGCGGGAGCAATTCAACCGTTGTTAGTGGTGATATTTTCGTGGCTATTACTGGGCGATAAACCATCCAAACGCTCAATAATGGCTGCCATTGCTGGATTTATTGGCGTTGGTTTATTGGTTCTCAGTCCTGCGGCTCGTCTTGATTGGATCGGAATTGGCGCTGCGATCGCTGGAGCGGTAACAATGGGCTTAGGAACGACATTAACCAAACGCTGGAAACGTCCAGTTTCTCTGCTGGTGTTTACGGCATGGCAATTGGCGATCGGCGGGATCATTCTTTTACCTATTGCCCTAGTTGTTGAAAAACCGTTGACTCATCTGAGTGTGACAAACCTATTGGGATTTGTCTATTTGGGTTTGGTGGTAACTGGGTTAGCTTATATGCTTTGGTTTCGCGGAATTGAACGATTAAAAGCAACAGCTGTTTCTTGCTTGGGATTGATGAGTCCCCTAGTTGCAACACTGATGGGATTTATTGTGTTACATCAAACGCTAATGCCAATTCAACTGATTGGAGCAGCGATCGTACTAGTGAGTGTTTTAGTGGGACAACAAACTAATCGATTAGGCGATCGTTCAACCACTTTTAAGCGCAACTTCTTGTGA